The following coding sequences are from one Desulfuromonas sp. TF window:
- a CDS encoding acyltransferase family protein: protein MTTSLPGSTIKGHAPPKFRTDIQALRGFAVLIVLFYHAKIGPLSAGFLGVDVFFVISGYLITTLVKDGIERGDFSFANFYFRRAKRILPAAYVTFLCTALLAPFFLASSEMNDLRAQMAGSVAFISNIVLWRQSGYFEGEAALKPLLHVWSLSIEEQYYFLLPAFLFFVPRRHWKRGAIVLMLASLALCLYMVHRKPTPTFFLLPTRGWEMALGSIGALLVIRERFERWIKWAFWPALAILLTLPIVKIAPYHPGPDAMLICVATLVVILRKHPLLFRGPVMQGMGWVGDISYSLYLVHWPLFAFLNNVWVGPSNVDSPLSIRMGLLFLSLLLAWVLNRYVEEPTRRVNIKLTRHVLVRTATVSIALVVLPLGISQAVATEKNYAHILRSNRGFSPDCEFLHMFKSTAECRNSEKPEIMVWGDSFAMHLVAGLIGKDEEKSPPIIQATQSTCGPLLGVAPYSDRNGKDWAKKCIDFNYSVVDYLSSNESVQTVVLSSPFIQYLDDDFKNLNWKLLKDNGQGDDYSLAEVGLLEAVNRLKNTIDTVRGLDKKVVIVAPPPSAGFDIGRCLERLDNDLPVLGVEMECQIKHSDWISDRKPVLDFLGVVSKRADVEVVYPSNYLCDSGLCKTYVDGIFIYRDEGHLSYDGSVLLAAKMQLIENIQHLAR from the coding sequence ATGACAACATCACTTCCCGGCTCAACCATCAAGGGACATGCCCCCCCCAAGTTCCGAACTGATATTCAGGCGCTTCGCGGCTTTGCAGTCCTGATCGTCCTCTTTTATCATGCCAAGATCGGCCCTCTTTCGGCGGGCTTCCTCGGGGTCGATGTCTTTTTCGTGATCTCGGGTTACCTGATCACCACTCTAGTTAAAGATGGCATCGAGCGCGGTGACTTCAGTTTTGCCAATTTCTATTTCCGTCGGGCCAAGCGGATCTTGCCGGCAGCCTATGTGACCTTCCTCTGCACCGCCCTGTTGGCGCCATTCTTTCTGGCCAGCAGTGAAATGAATGACCTGCGGGCACAGATGGCCGGGTCGGTTGCCTTTATCTCCAACATAGTCCTTTGGCGTCAATCGGGATATTTTGAAGGGGAGGCGGCGCTCAAACCGCTCCTCCATGTCTGGTCGCTCTCGATCGAGGAACAATACTACTTTCTCCTGCCGGCGTTCCTCTTCTTTGTCCCGAGACGGCACTGGAAGCGCGGTGCTATTGTGCTCATGCTGGCGAGTCTGGCGCTGTGCCTCTATATGGTCCACCGCAAACCGACGCCGACCTTCTTTCTCCTGCCGACCCGAGGGTGGGAAATGGCGCTCGGCTCTATCGGCGCGCTGCTCGTAATCAGGGAGCGCTTTGAGCGCTGGATCAAATGGGCCTTCTGGCCGGCCCTGGCAATCCTCCTCACTTTGCCTATCGTGAAGATTGCCCCTTATCACCCCGGCCCGGATGCCATGCTAATCTGCGTGGCCACGTTGGTGGTCATCCTGCGTAAGCATCCGCTACTGTTTCGCGGGCCGGTGATGCAGGGGATGGGTTGGGTCGGGGACATCTCCTATTCGCTCTACCTGGTGCATTGGCCTCTGTTCGCCTTTTTAAATAATGTCTGGGTAGGGCCCAGTAATGTTGATTCGCCGCTCTCAATCAGAATGGGATTGTTGTTTCTCTCTCTACTACTGGCCTGGGTCCTGAATCGGTACGTCGAAGAACCGACCCGGCGGGTGAATATCAAGTTGACCAGGCACGTACTTGTCCGAACTGCTACAGTGTCGATTGCATTGGTGGTCCTCCCGTTAGGCATCAGCCAAGCAGTGGCAACAGAAAAAAACTACGCCCATATTCTCCGATCTAATAGAGGTTTCAGCCCTGATTGTGAATTCCTGCATATGTTCAAATCTACAGCCGAATGTCGCAATTCCGAAAAACCCGAAATCATGGTCTGGGGTGATTCTTTTGCTATGCATTTGGTTGCCGGTTTGATTGGAAAGGATGAGGAAAAATCGCCCCCTATTATTCAGGCAACTCAGTCAACATGCGGCCCCCTACTGGGGGTGGCCCCTTATAGCGATAGGAATGGTAAGGACTGGGCAAAAAAGTGTATAGACTTCAATTATTCGGTTGTAGATTATCTATCTTCTAACGAATCAGTGCAGACAGTAGTCTTATCTAGCCCATTTATTCAATATTTAGATGACGATTTCAAAAATCTGAACTGGAAGTTATTAAAAGATAATGGGCAAGGGGACGATTATTCCCTTGCAGAAGTTGGTCTTTTAGAGGCGGTAAATAGGTTGAAAAATACTATTGATACTGTTCGAGGACTTGATAAGAAAGTTGTTATAGTCGCTCCCCCTCCCTCCGCAGGCTTTGATATAGGACGTTGTTTAGAGCGTCTTGACAATGATTTGCCTGTATTAGGAGTGGAAATGGAATGTCAAATTAAACACAGTGATTGGATAAGTGATCGCAAGCCTGTTCTTGATTTTTTAGGGGTGGTTTCCAAAAGGGCCGATGTTGAAGTTGTTTATCCAAGTAATTATCTCTGCGATTCTGGTCTTTGCAAAACCTATGTGGACGGAATATTTATTTATCGTGACGAAGGCCATTTGTCATATGACGGATCTGTTCTTTTAGCCGCTAAAATGCAGTTAATAGAGAATATTCAGCATCTTGCAAGGTAA
- a CDS encoding polysaccharide biosynthesis tyrosine autokinase has protein sequence MTDKQNNVPQVQQTFAEEGVHLLDYVNVVRRRWKITLLVFLLVAGGVAVTTFLTRPVYEAYATLEVRKNSKGGVLKDLGMEENNSLAADIELLRSRSMAEEVARRLHFDWRAVEAPEEVKVSVRELKLPWEADSFILELTASNAYRLITPGGETAASGRSGELMTAGEARLQLEVAGGRAGDRLRLERLPLHQAAGEVMQGIRAAEAGRGTNILRLSFQSTDPARARDVVNTLAQVYRDQSVAAKTREAGKTVDFINNQLDSLKSTLDQTEQALQEYKIESGLATLGPEGTSLVEKLVGLEQRKADLDLSRKRLQLAARTVSQAMRDGQAVNLPRVEGVPLADELGARLTELLAEKKTLLTEFTPAHPAVISVDQQIRKTQEALLTAYEAGLENLELEVRDLDSKIIGYDRQLGEIPKAELELAKRTRVNKVNAELYTFLLQKQQETRIAQASTLSNVEIIDPAFTPRTPIKPNKKKNLALGLVLGLMLGAGAAFFLDYLDDTVKDADGVRDQLGVPVLGIIPRIDADEKEPATMLVGRLAPKSPPVEAFRALRTALHYAAAREGRKILMVTSSFPDEGKTTVSANLAVVLAQTGARVLLLGCDLRRPGLYDMFGVSNTPGLSDLLIENAKDYVHRIPGTSLDMISAGTVPPNPAELLGSDRMKKFLDFVRKHYDHVVIDAPPVLPVTDAQVLASLVDDILIVLEPCRVPRKAARRMIETLRAVDANVLGIALNDKSGKGFKYYGNYGYYGHKYYGGYYGEGEVVADGLAAKVRRILG, from the coding sequence ATGACAGATAAGCAAAACAACGTCCCCCAAGTTCAACAAACGTTCGCCGAGGAGGGGGTTCATCTGCTCGACTATGTCAATGTCGTCCGGCGGCGGTGGAAGATTACCCTGCTGGTCTTCCTTCTGGTGGCCGGCGGCGTCGCCGTCACGACCTTTCTCACTCGCCCGGTCTATGAGGCCTACGCCACCCTGGAGGTTCGCAAGAATTCGAAAGGGGGGGTGCTGAAGGACCTGGGGATGGAGGAAAATAATTCCCTGGCCGCCGATATCGAACTGCTGCGTTCGCGCTCCATGGCCGAGGAGGTCGCGCGCCGTCTCCATTTCGACTGGCGGGCGGTAGAGGCTCCGGAGGAAGTCAAGGTCTCGGTCAGGGAGCTGAAGCTCCCCTGGGAGGCCGACTCCTTCATCCTCGAGCTGACCGCCTCAAACGCCTACCGCCTGATCACTCCCGGAGGGGAGACGGCGGCCTCGGGGAGAAGCGGAGAACTCATGACGGCGGGAGAGGCGCGCCTGCAGCTGGAGGTGGCCGGCGGCAGGGCTGGAGACCGGCTTCGCCTGGAGCGTCTCCCCCTGCACCAGGCTGCCGGGGAGGTCATGCAAGGCATACGAGCCGCCGAGGCGGGGCGTGGCACCAACATCCTGCGCCTATCCTTCCAGTCCACGGATCCGGCCCGGGCCCGCGACGTCGTCAATACCCTGGCCCAGGTCTACCGCGACCAGAGCGTCGCCGCCAAGACCCGGGAGGCGGGGAAGACCGTCGATTTCATCAACAACCAGCTCGACTCCCTCAAGAGCACCCTCGACCAGACAGAGCAGGCGCTGCAGGAATACAAGATCGAATCGGGGCTGGCCACCCTGGGCCCCGAAGGGACGAGCCTGGTGGAGAAGCTGGTCGGCCTCGAGCAGCGGAAGGCCGATCTCGACCTGAGCCGGAAGCGCCTCCAACTGGCCGCCCGCACGGTGTCTCAGGCCATGCGCGACGGGCAGGCGGTCAATCTCCCCCGGGTGGAGGGTGTCCCTCTGGCCGACGAACTCGGTGCCCGCCTGACCGAGCTCCTGGCCGAAAAGAAGACCCTTCTGACCGAATTCACCCCGGCGCATCCGGCGGTGATCTCCGTCGACCAGCAGATCCGCAAGACCCAGGAGGCGCTCCTCACCGCCTACGAGGCGGGGCTGGAGAACCTGGAGTTGGAGGTGCGCGACCTCGACTCGAAGATCATAGGCTACGACAGGCAGCTCGGGGAGATCCCCAAGGCCGAACTGGAGCTGGCCAAGCGGACCCGGGTCAACAAGGTCAACGCCGAGCTCTACACCTTCCTCCTGCAGAAGCAGCAGGAGACCCGCATCGCCCAGGCCTCTACCCTCTCCAACGTGGAGATCATCGACCCGGCCTTCACCCCGCGAACCCCGATCAAGCCGAACAAGAAGAAGAACCTCGCCCTCGGCCTGGTCCTCGGGCTGATGCTGGGGGCGGGGGCGGCGTTCTTCCTCGACTACCTCGACGACACCGTGAAGGACGCCGACGGAGTGCGCGACCAGCTCGGGGTGCCGGTCCTCGGGATCATCCCCCGCATCGATGCCGACGAGAAAGAGCCGGCGACCATGCTGGTCGGCCGCCTGGCCCCCAAGTCACCTCCCGTGGAGGCGTTCCGCGCCCTGCGCACGGCCCTCCACTACGCCGCCGCCCGCGAGGGGCGCAAGATCCTGATGGTGACCAGCTCCTTCCCCGACGAGGGGAAGACGACCGTCTCCGCCAACCTGGCGGTGGTCCTCGCCCAGACCGGCGCGCGCGTTCTGCTTCTCGGCTGCGACCTGCGCCGTCCGGGGCTCTACGACATGTTCGGCGTCTCCAACACCCCCGGTCTCTCCGACCTGCTCATCGAGAACGCCAAGGACTATGTCCACCGCATCCCCGGAACCTCGCTGGACATGATCAGCGCCGGCACGGTCCCCCCCAACCCGGCCGAGCTCCTCGGCTCGGACCGGATGAAGAAGTTTCTCGATTTCGTCCGCAAGCACTATGACCACGTGGTCATCGACGCTCCCCCCGTCCTCCCCGTCACCGACGCCCAGGTCCTCGCCTCTCTCGTCGACGACATCCTGATCGTCCTGGAACCCTGCCGGGTCCCCCGAAAGGCCGCCCGCCGCATGATCGAAACCCTCCGCGCCGTCGATGCCAACGTCCTCGGCATCGCCCTCAACGACAAATCGGGGAAGGGTTTCAAGTACTACGGCAACTACGGCTACTACGGTCACAAGTACTACGGAGGCTACTACGGAGAAGGAGAAGTCGTCGCGGACGGGCTTGCGGCAAAGGTGCGGAGAATTTTGGGATGA
- a CDS encoding tyrosine-protein phosphatase: MIDHHSHILPSIDDGARDLAEAVEMARLLAGAGFRQVFCTPHCIRGYYDTTPEAVGEAVAALQRTLDGEGIRLRLGPGMEYYLDECFLNLKELQTLGESRLVLVEAPSQALEEVVMQGIEKVRGVGLTPLVAHPERSEVFTPSASGRLSLPEGTLLQANLGSFTGFYGKQVQRRAYDLLRAGRYAVFGSDAHDAARLAGMLEAWQGKLLANPALRLLAGLEGEEKGEGGEWSEFVWV, encoded by the coding sequence GTGATCGATCATCACTCCCACATCCTCCCCTCCATCGACGACGGGGCGCGCGACCTGGCCGAGGCGGTCGAGATGGCGCGTCTGCTGGCGGGCGCCGGCTTCCGGCAGGTCTTCTGCACTCCCCACTGCATCCGGGGGTATTACGACACCACCCCGGAGGCGGTGGGCGAGGCGGTGGCCGCCCTGCAGCGGACCCTGGACGGAGAAGGAATTCGTCTGCGGCTGGGGCCGGGGATGGAGTACTACCTGGACGAGTGCTTCCTCAACCTGAAGGAGCTGCAGACCCTCGGGGAGAGCCGCCTGGTGCTGGTCGAGGCGCCATCCCAGGCGCTGGAAGAGGTGGTGATGCAGGGAATCGAGAAGGTGCGGGGCGTGGGTCTCACCCCCCTCGTCGCCCACCCCGAACGCTCCGAGGTCTTCACGCCCTCCGCCTCCGGCCGCCTGTCCCTCCCCGAGGGGACCCTCCTCCAGGCCAACCTCGGCAGCTTCACCGGCTTCTACGGAAAACAGGTCCAGCGCCGCGCCTACGACCTCCTGCGCGCCGGCCGCTACGCCGTCTTCGGCAGCGACGCCCACGACGCCGCCCGCCTCGCCGGGATGCTCGAAGCCTGGCAGGGAAAACTCCTCGCCAACCCCGCCCTGCGCCTCCTGGCCGGACTGGAAGGGGAGGAGAAAGGGGAGGGCGGGGAGTGGAGCGAGTTTGTCTGGGTTTAA
- a CDS encoding ABC transporter ATP-binding protein has translation MKIKFSKRKNSGEINAEEVQVRQAGPSRKTSSNIYSHLIVSSLLRLFSHLSPRRRWQLAGLSVFMSVGAGAEMATLGAVVPFFALLADPSLADKYQFLKCFFGLFGWTSRESLIPYMSILFGVIAVLSALIRVGLSWASNKYTESLGGDLSCEVYRRTLYQPYSFHVLRNTSEIIAGINKVNNVISGIITPLIQSMVALLTSFGILVVLLQIDFLAAIFAIVSFSILYFMASIFTRRKLHGNGRLIAENHTRRIQAIQEGLGGIRDVLIDSTQTVYLARYREFDHATRRAQAVNCFISASPRYVIEAFGMILILGLALWLSQKSGGLMSAIPVLGGLALGAQKLLPQMQSLYNCWAQVSGNHAMLSDVLNLLNLPVSEEYLKKTQQGTVQLARHIALRDVSFRYNMNAPIVIRKLSLEIPHGTRIGFIGKTGSGKSTLIDLIMGLLEPSDGAIEIDGRPLTREIRRSWQALIAHVPQTVFLSDSTIAANIAFGSHADEIDLDRVRVAASKAQLADFIETLPDGYQTFVGERGVRLSGGQRQRLGLARALYKKADVLILDEATSALDDDTERSVMEVIDGLGRDVTILIIAHRLTTLRNCDLVGELYGNGNLRLRSYTDLITEKSESGKGMHRKLLSYKLS, from the coding sequence ATGAAAATAAAATTTTCAAAGAGAAAAAATAGTGGGGAAATTAATGCTGAAGAAGTTCAGGTTCGACAAGCTGGCCCCTCAAGAAAAACATCTTCAAATATTTATTCTCATTTGATTGTTTCAAGTCTTCTACGTCTGTTTAGTCACCTCAGCCCAAGAAGGCGCTGGCAGTTAGCGGGACTGTCTGTGTTTATGTCAGTAGGCGCGGGAGCGGAGATGGCCACTCTCGGCGCAGTTGTGCCCTTCTTTGCACTCTTGGCGGATCCATCTCTTGCCGATAAATATCAGTTTTTGAAATGTTTTTTTGGCCTTTTTGGGTGGACATCAAGGGAAAGCCTGATTCCCTATATGTCGATTCTTTTCGGGGTCATTGCTGTATTATCTGCACTCATTCGCGTTGGTCTTTCATGGGCAAGTAATAAATATACCGAGTCTCTCGGTGGCGATCTAAGTTGTGAAGTTTATCGTCGCACTCTCTATCAGCCATACAGTTTTCATGTTTTGCGTAACACGAGTGAGATTATTGCAGGGATAAATAAAGTTAATAATGTTATTAGCGGAATTATCACACCTCTAATTCAGAGTATGGTAGCTTTACTTACCAGCTTTGGCATATTGGTTGTTCTATTGCAAATAGATTTTCTTGCAGCAATTTTTGCAATTGTCTCTTTTTCAATCTTATATTTCATGGCATCAATATTTACTCGCCGTAAGTTGCATGGTAACGGCAGGCTAATCGCAGAGAATCACACTCGTCGCATTCAGGCCATACAAGAAGGGCTTGGCGGAATACGCGATGTCCTGATTGATTCGACACAAACAGTATATCTAGCACGTTACAGGGAATTCGACCATGCCACCCGGCGTGCCCAGGCAGTTAATTGCTTTATCTCAGCTTCGCCACGTTACGTTATTGAAGCTTTTGGAATGATTCTTATTCTCGGTCTTGCGCTTTGGCTTAGCCAAAAGTCCGGCGGACTTATGTCTGCAATTCCTGTTCTTGGGGGTTTAGCTCTTGGCGCACAAAAACTTCTTCCACAGATGCAATCTCTCTATAATTGTTGGGCCCAGGTCAGTGGAAATCATGCAATGCTATCAGATGTTCTTAATTTACTTAATTTACCTGTTTCAGAAGAATATTTGAAAAAAACTCAACAGGGCACTGTCCAATTAGCTCGCCACATAGCTCTACGTGATGTTAGCTTTCGCTATAATATGAATGCCCCAATTGTTATTCGGAAGCTCTCCCTTGAAATTCCCCATGGTACGAGAATAGGATTCATTGGAAAGACTGGGAGTGGGAAAAGCACCCTTATCGACCTCATCATGGGATTGCTTGAACCTTCTGATGGCGCCATCGAAATTGATGGTCGACCACTGACAAGGGAAATCCGGCGTTCTTGGCAGGCCCTTATCGCCCATGTGCCCCAAACTGTCTTCCTGTCAGACTCAACCATTGCCGCCAACATCGCTTTCGGTTCTCATGCAGATGAAATTGATCTCGATCGAGTTCGAGTTGCTGCATCTAAGGCACAGTTAGCAGATTTCATAGAGACTCTTCCTGATGGTTATCAGACCTTTGTGGGCGAGCGTGGAGTGCGCCTATCCGGCGGGCAACGACAACGACTCGGTCTGGCGAGAGCTCTTTATAAGAAAGCGGATGTTCTTATTCTTGATGAAGCGACTAGCGCGCTGGATGATGATACTGAGAGATCAGTGATGGAAGTCATTGATGGTCTTGGGCGAGATGTTACCATTTTAATTATCGCGCATAGACTGACCACTCTTAGGAATTGCGATCTTGTTGGAGAGTTGTATGGTAATGGTAACTTGCGTTTGCGCAGTTACACTGATTTAATTACAGAAAAATCAGAGTCAGGTAAAGGAATGCATAGAAAATTGCTAAGCTATAAGCTCTCTTGA
- the wecB gene encoding non-hydrolyzing UDP-N-acetylglucosamine 2-epimerase has protein sequence MMCHNARVKGPLVHVVGARPNFIKLAPLYLQLRDEFEQQIIHTGQHYDRRMSGDFFDVLGLPEPDHNLAVGSGSHAEQTARIMMGLEKLFIEISPAAVIVYGDVNSTLAASLVASKLLIPCLHVEAGLRSNDRTMPEELNRLVTDQLSDVLLTPSRDANENLLREGISGDRIFFVGNIMIDTLNRMLPLTETIDLGDLPDSFALVTLHRPSNVDESGKLSRISEHLVQLSELLPMVFPVHPRTRACLDKLGFRPDSKRIKLIDPVDYLRFIAMQKKSRVVITDSGGIQEETTYLRKPCLTLRPNTERPVTTEIGTNTLIGDDPAAILPHLENILAGNYKLGQVPELWDGDTAARIKKILQDMSLCEPK, from the coding sequence ATGATGTGTCACAATGCTAGAGTAAAAGGTCCACTCGTTCATGTGGTGGGCGCAAGACCCAATTTTATTAAACTTGCCCCATTATACCTTCAACTTAGAGATGAATTTGAGCAGCAAATTATACATACCGGGCAGCATTACGACCGTCGTATGTCGGGTGATTTCTTTGATGTTTTGGGGCTGCCCGAGCCTGACCATAACCTGGCTGTTGGGTCAGGATCTCATGCGGAACAGACTGCGCGAATCATGATGGGGCTTGAGAAGCTTTTCATAGAAATTTCTCCTGCTGCCGTAATCGTTTATGGAGACGTTAATTCGACCCTTGCTGCGAGTCTGGTCGCATCGAAGCTCCTGATTCCTTGCTTGCATGTCGAAGCCGGACTGCGTTCCAACGACCGGACGATGCCGGAAGAACTCAATCGTCTGGTAACCGATCAACTCTCTGACGTCCTGCTCACTCCGTCACGAGATGCCAACGAAAATCTTCTCCGGGAAGGTATTTCCGGGGATCGGATCTTCTTCGTGGGCAACATCATGATCGACACACTCAACCGCATGTTGCCACTGACCGAGACAATCGATCTTGGCGATCTGCCTGATTCTTTCGCTTTGGTTACGCTCCATCGTCCTTCCAATGTGGATGAATCTGGGAAACTATCGAGAATTTCCGAACATCTCGTTCAACTTTCAGAACTTTTGCCGATGGTATTCCCGGTCCACCCTCGGACGCGCGCCTGCCTTGATAAACTGGGCTTCCGACCTGATTCAAAAAGGATTAAACTGATTGATCCAGTTGATTACCTGCGATTTATAGCCATGCAAAAAAAGAGTCGCGTTGTAATCACTGATTCTGGCGGTATTCAAGAGGAAACGACTTATTTAAGAAAACCCTGCCTTACCCTTCGCCCGAATACCGAACGTCCGGTTACCACCGAGATCGGAACCAACACATTGATCGGCGACGACCCCGCCGCCATCCTGCCGCACCTTGAAAATATCCTGGCAGGAAACTACAAGCTAGGGCAGGTTCCCGAACTCTGGGATGGCGACACGGCCGCCCGGATCAAGAAAATTCTCCAGGATATGTCACTGTGCGAACCGAAGTGA
- a CDS encoding glycosyltransferase, translated as MRTEVRGAYIARLDLGDAHLLGVAKKIRAQMAALSGTEQSMDLFYPTGGEIRKNGEVLRSYGASHFWRRLTYYYLFYLCMARQPLDANFIYIRYQRSSPLFLYLLSRIKARHPGIVVLVELPSYPYHTEWHSFRDRLFGLIDRLSIPFLRYYVDRIITFSREGEIFGIPTIRTDNGVDVDAFGIMPRPEDSEVIRLVGVANLSFWHGYDRIISGLARHYAGDNPRPVVFEIVGSGQELERLQNDARRNDLTEHVTFHGPLHGAELDEVLGRCHIGVSSIGMHRLQVDTSNLKSREFCARGIPFVIAYEDRDFSKELEFVFHVSANDEPVDITKLLEFYDALRIKNPDFTGEMRKYAEERLTWRGKMKPVAETVRELLTTRS; from the coding sequence GTGCGAACCGAAGTGAGAGGCGCCTATATTGCCCGGCTCGATTTGGGGGATGCGCATCTGCTTGGCGTTGCCAAAAAGATCCGCGCCCAGATGGCAGCCCTTTCCGGCACCGAGCAATCCATGGACCTGTTCTATCCGACCGGGGGCGAAATCCGGAAAAACGGGGAAGTTCTGCGCAGCTACGGCGCCAGTCATTTCTGGCGACGGCTGACCTACTACTACCTTTTTTACCTTTGCATGGCCAGGCAGCCGCTGGATGCGAATTTTATCTATATTCGCTACCAGAGGAGTTCTCCTCTCTTTCTCTATCTGCTGTCCCGTATCAAGGCCCGTCATCCTGGGATCGTCGTTCTGGTCGAACTGCCGAGCTATCCCTATCACACCGAATGGCACTCTTTCCGAGACCGGCTCTTCGGCCTGATCGACCGTCTTTCCATACCGTTCCTGCGCTACTACGTCGATCGGATCATAACGTTTTCCCGCGAAGGTGAAATTTTCGGAATTCCGACCATTAGAACGGACAATGGTGTGGACGTCGATGCCTTCGGCATAATGCCGAGACCGGAGGACAGTGAGGTTATTCGGCTCGTTGGCGTCGCCAACCTCTCCTTCTGGCATGGTTACGACCGGATTATTTCCGGACTTGCCCGGCACTATGCAGGGGATAACCCGCGGCCCGTGGTGTTCGAGATCGTCGGTTCGGGGCAGGAGTTGGAACGTTTGCAGAACGATGCCCGGCGGAATGATCTGACGGAACATGTCACGTTCCATGGCCCCCTGCATGGTGCTGAGCTTGACGAGGTCCTGGGGCGTTGTCACATCGGAGTTTCAAGTATCGGAATGCATCGTCTGCAGGTGGATACTTCAAACCTGAAATCACGAGAATTTTGCGCCCGCGGAATCCCCTTCGTCATTGCCTACGAAGACCGCGATTTCAGCAAGGAACTCGAGTTCGTTTTTCATGTGTCCGCGAACGATGAACCGGTAGATATTACCAAATTGCTCGAATTCTACGATGCGTTGCGGATTAAGAACCCAGATTTTACAGGGGAAATGCGAAAGTACGCAGAGGAACGCCTGACTTGGCGTGGCAAGATGAAACCTGT